From Oreochromis aureus strain Israel breed Guangdong linkage group 4, ZZ_aureus, whole genome shotgun sequence, a single genomic window includes:
- the setd1a gene encoding histone-lysine N-methyltransferase SETD1A produces MDPDGGADSQKAVSLQWKSYKLVQDPAIRRVTQKIYRYDGVHFSVPDSGFPPVGELRDPRPRRLWSRYTELSLPVPKFKLDEFYVGPIPLKEVTFARLNDNIKEPFLAEMCAKFGEVEEMEILFHPKTRKHLGLARVLFTSTRGAKDTVKHLHNTSVMGNIIHAQLDIKGQQRQKYYDLIVNGSYTPQTVPLGGKALTDRLQPQASTQPQPDTPSEIRRRLSSELAVLAAGVQALTSGNVTPSVETGYDQRLDTPPSSMAGPYTPGSSASSQGGGGTPYSSRSGTPFSQDSGYAGGRHPGYNTGTMGSGYPPQDMLPSSSSSSAVSSTVGGYKVSRYSDEAQEPAVYHRGRPMYPPTTSYRPNEPPCYPPYPNVGGPGPHMAHHSSMPPPPLANQYDQPLMSERERERERDSGARYGPAGIGSRRSSYHHQQDTNSSSKYHSHHSHHHSDRRDDRGYRRDSLGSRSGDHSHQRHRNHHHSHNHHGSSSRRRSSHDRDRDRDRDRDRDRDRDRDRDSDYSNSSDPRYNSNSYRSSSNSMSPPPSSYSAYSSKEPAPAPPQGLDVSTRLGSTSLTERGSLPSLGAEKDYHGHHSALPPPPPPPLPPASVIAAAVAETLGTLDFNQDSPASEEQWTKPKRRPSTPPAPPKTPPPSSPPHPTIASSSNSPSSTSLPHHLSSSSSSPPPPQRDSSSPEPDSTNESLPFVYHSSSLDSRIEMLLKEQKAKFSFLASDEEDEEDRKEEKHGGGSGDGTRRGSSDVKVEREQVGDNGEKDHRRKGERDRDGHRGRKRGKGGEGRKSPTVLAASTPPVSTYSPHIPPPEETQAQVGPAGPGALQEESSQAGSADAQSRTGAHTPPFNGQSQASPHSSGEDMEISDEEEETTTITTVTTHQPSVTSGSSPSSSQAAMTSQTTDPSSSPPPISDSAQHFGTSMHPPIPSYPPHLPPPPPPGYSLQPPPPPGIPPLPHMELHPEYPPPMPHHMYDYASSMELMNQYSGGTPMSFQMQTHMLSRLHQLRMSSSNGTPGPGEAATADYNSYHLHSLPQHHTHHPYMDQEGNGAGTHYDQDHRYMPPHMTYPYPDPHSTQIPPHPHHGIPPPHTGWPPHVLPPHYSSYMPPPGYGTMLPGDGDEYRAPGEEMSILAENPHEATVQMVLATLIQEMKNIMQRDLNRKMVENVAFATFDEWWERKETKAKPFQTMVRGVSALRDEEKKEEKVNRPREPLMSLVDWAKSGGMEGFSLRGALRLPSFKVKRKEPQELEEGDMKRPRPSTPPDEDDEAADGRIPEADRHGAERDNKRRKKKPRNRKPWELDSEGEETSDGSSTEKEDEEDESGKESDDDVLSADSDDESLSSSSEGSSSSGSSSSSSSEDEDEEEGEQAESEGPDSMDESTLDSTTEKDNERENNAAVPKAEVKAGDTKDGKADTTAPTKHPPSPPYPRPTSPIVLVPPLKKRKKTVSFSTDENESKMQLPAAPPSPSQVSGESPLLSGRLPDSPITATSPNSSRPSQGIQLLPFASKPGEGNALIVPPSGRTQDTEESKRGPLISPQTTPVKSPSKRSAGKESPKSPAPPVMVCRTVQNLPLDHASMCRMAFEEAPAPPSVNKRSRGRPRTSSLSTSSCHSLREEDEDEEESEQRLRLREQVGASSLLQLASASTTDLSVLADVALKMDPDPGDSEETETSDEAEEHKMEGNYFSPESLALLMSPGAVIVLMEHNYCKPPVVPAPTGAKRTSSRQDSSVLLPADLNAISGVLEAPEEVIGDPLTSRGDAGEFLSAVEEMCDSEDTGQVTPVSPSSKKKNLIGKGFEIEEEKSKKRKRKDKENLEVHHTKKQKEQPGKKQRKRKLEDSDLEEDVDVEELESGELSSSDTEEELVEEVRKSERLFLQEAGITTSQNRAKPVPAPEPPAVKFDNRSEFEQMTILYDIWNSGLDGEDLLFLKKTYEKLLQDDHSSDWLNDTHWVNHTITNLPNPRRKKKNTDGQLREHVTGCARSEGYYAISRKEKDVYLDLDLPEQVIREVENVDTSGANRVLSERRSEQRRLLTVIGTTAVMDSDLLKLNQLKFRKKKLRFGRSRIHEWGLFAMEPIAADEMVIEYVGQNIRQMVADNREKRYAQQGIGSSYLFRVDHDTIIDATKCGNLARFINHCCTPNCYAKVITIESQKKIVIYSKQPIAVNEEITYDYKFPLEENKIPCLCGTENCRGTLN; encoded by the exons ATGGATCCAGACGGTGGGGCAGATTCACAAAAAGCTGTCAGTTTGCAGTGGAAAAGCTACAAACTCGTCCAGGACCCAGCCATTAGGCGTGTCACCCAGAAGATCTACAGATATGATGGAGTGCATTTCAGTGTGCCA GACTCTGGATTTCCACCTGTGGGAGAACTGCGAGATCCAAGACCCCGGAGACTGTGGTCCAGATATACAGAGCTGTCTCTGCCAGTGCCAAAGTTTAAG CTTGATGAGTTCTATGTGGGTCCCATACCTCTCAAGGAGGTGACCTTTGCTCGACTCAATGACAACATCAAGGAACCCTTCTTGGCAGAAATGTGTGCCAAGTTTGGTGAGGTGGAGGAGATGGAGATTCTGTTTCACCCCAAGACTAGAAAGCACCTAGGCCTGGCCCGAGTATTGTTCACCAGCACCAGAGGAGCCAAGGACACAGTCAAGCACCTGCACAACACCTCTGTCATGGGGAACATCATTCATGCTCAGTTGGATATAAAAG gTCAACAGaggcagaaatattatgacctGATAGTAAATGGGTCCTACACTCCTCAGACAGTGCCTCTAGGAGGCAAGGCTTTGACAGACAGGCTTCAGCCTCAGGCTTCAACACAGCCACAGCCTGACACG CCATCAGAAATCAGGCGGAGGCTTTCCAGTGAGCTTGCAGTTTTGGCAGCAGGGGTCCAGGCCCTCACATCGGGAAATGTCACACCTTCTGTAGAGACTGGCTATGATCAGCGTCTAGACACGCCCCCCTCCTCCATGGCAGGTCCTTACACCCCAGGCTCCTCTGCGTCATCTCAGGGTGGGGGAGGAACACCTTACAGTTCAAGATCTGGGACCCCTTTTTCACAAGACTCGGGCTATGCTGGTGGAAG GCATCCTGGTTACAATACTGGCACAATGGGCAGCGGCTACCCTCCCCAGGACATGTTACCTTCCTCATCTTCGTCTTCTGCAGTCTCCTCGACGGTTGGAGGATACAAAGTGTCTCGCTACTCCGATGAAGCACAGGAACCTGCAGTGTATCACCGGGGTCGTCCTATGTACCCCCCAACCACATCATACCGTCCCAATGAGCCACCATGCTACCCCCCTTACCCTAATGTTGGAGGACCTGGGCCACACATGGCACACCACTCCTCAATGCCCCCACCACCTCTTGCCAACCAATATGATCAGCCCCTAATGTCAGAAAGGGAGAGGGAGCGTGAAAGAGACTCAGGGGCACGGTATGGGCCAGCGGGGATTGGTTCCAGGAGGTCATCTTATCATCACCAGCAAGACACAAACTCTTCCTCAAAGTACCATTCCCATCATTCCCACCACCATTCAGATCGCAGGGATGACAGGGGGTACAGGCGAGACAGCCTGGGCTCTCGGTCAGGTGACCACAGCCACCAGAGACACCGCAACCACCACCATTCTCACAATCaccatggcagcagcagccgcagAAGAAGCAGCCATGACCGGGACAGGGACAGAGACAGAGATCGAGATAGAGACAGGGATAGAGACAGGGACAGAGACAGTGACTACTCTAACAGTTCGGATCCCAGGTACAATTCCAACTCGTACCGCTCTTCATCTAACAGCATGTCTCCTCCCCCATCGTCCTACTCTGCATACTCCTCCAAAGAGCCTGCCCCAGCCCCTCCTCAGGGATTGGACGTTTCCACTCGCCTAGGGAGCACAAGTCTCACAGAGAGGGGTTCCCTGCCTTCATTAGGTGCTGAAAAAGACTACCATGGTCACCACAGTGCTCTGCCTCCACCTCCCCCACCTCCTCTCCCACCAGCTTCTGTTATTGCAGCagctgtagcagaaacacttGGAACACTGGACTTCAACCAGGATAGTCCTGCCAGTGAAGAACAATGGACAAAACCCAAACGTCGTCCCAGCACCCCACCTGCCCCACCCAAGACACCCCCACCTTCTTCTCCGCCCCACCCCACCATTGCTTCCTCTTCTAATTCTCCTTCTTCTACTTCCCTTCCCCACCATCTTTCATCTTCTTCTAGCTCCCCTCCACCCCCTCAAAGGGACTCCTCCTCCCCAGAGCCAGATTCCACCAATGAGAGTTTACCGTTTGTCTACCACAGCAGCAGTCTGGACTCTCGTATTGAGATGCTTTTGAAGGAACAAAAAGCTAAATTCTCTTTTCTTGCCTCTGATGAAGAAGACGAGGAGGATAGGAAAGAGGAGAAGCATGGAGGCGGAAGTGGAGATGGAACAAGACGTGGGTCAAGTGATGTGAAAGTGGAGAGGGAACAGGTGGGGGACAATGGTGAGAAAGACCACAGGAGGAAAggggaaagagacagagatggccacagaggaagaaaaaggggaaaaggGGGAGAAGGCAGGAAGAGTCCCACAGTACTTGCAGCGTCTACACCACCCGTTTCTACTTATTCTCCCCACATCCCACCCCCAGAGGAAACTCAGGCCCAAGTCGGCCCAGCTGGCCCTGGAGCGTTGCAGGAAGAGTCTTCACAGGCTGGATCTGCTGATGCACAGAGCCGGACAGGAGCGCACACACCACCTTTTAATGGACAGAGTCAG gCCTCTCCTCATTCCTCAGGAGAAGACATGGAGATctcagatgaggaggaggagactaCGACCATAACAACCGTGACCACCCACCAGCCATCAGTCACCTCAGGATCCTCACCTTCTTCATCTCAGGCTGCCATGACTTCACAAACAACAGACCCCTCATCTTCACCCCCACCCATCTCTGACTCTGCACAGCACTTTGGCACCTCCATGCACCCTCCCATACCATCCTACCCCCCTCATCTGCCCCCTCCACCACCCCCTGGTTACTCCCTACAACCCCCACCTCCACCAGGGATTCCTCCCCTTCCTCACATGGAGCTACACCCTGAGTATCCTCCCCCCATGCCCCACCACATGTATGACTATGCCAGCTCCATGGAGCTGATGAACCAGTACAGTGGTGGAACCCCTATGTCTTTCCAAATGCAGACCCACATGTTAAGTCGCCTACACCAGCTGCGCATGTCATCATCCAATGGCACCCCAGGCCCAGGTGAGGCAGCTACTGCAGACTACAACTCCTACCATCTCCACTCTCTTCCACAACATCACACACACCACCCCTACATGGACCAAGAGGGCAATGGGGCAGGCACTCATTATGACCAAGACCACCGATACATGCCACCCCACATGACCTATCCCTACCCTGATCCCCACAGCACTCAAATACCACCCCATCCACACCATGGCATCCCGCCTCCACACACTGGCTGGCCTCCACATGTCTTACCGCCACACTACTCATCTTATATGCCCCCACCTGGCTATGGCACCATGCTGCCTGGGGATGGAGATGAATACAGGGCTCCAGGGGAGGAGATGTCCATACTGGCAGAGAATCCTCATGAAGCCACAGTGCAGATGGTCTTGGCCACTCTTATCCAAGAAATGAAGAACATCATGCAAAGGGACCTGAACCGCAAGATGGTGGAGAATGTAGCCTTTGCCACCTTTGACGAGTGGTGGGAGCGGAAAGAGACCAAGGCCAAG CCATTCCAGACGATGGTTAGGGGGGTTTCTGCGTTACGggatgaagagaaaaaagaggaaaaggtcAACCGTCCACGGGAGCCTCTCATGTCTCTTGTGGATTGGGCAAAGAGTGGTGGCATGGAGGGATTTTCTCTCCGTGGAGCACTACGACTGCCTTCCTTCAAG GTGAAAAGGAAAGAACCTCAGGAGCTTGAAGAGGGCGACATGAAACGGCCACGACCCTCAACGCCACCAGACGAAGATGATGAAG CTGCTGACGGGAGAATACCAGAGGCAGACCGGCATGGAGCTGAAAGGGACAacaagaggaggaaaaagaagcCTAGAAATCGGAAACCCTGGGAGCTTGACAGTGAGGGAGAAGAAACATCTGATGGTTCTTCTACTGaaaag GAGGATGAGGAAGACGAAAGTGGAAAAGAGTCTGATG atgatGTCCTCAGTGCAGACAGTGACGACGAGAGCCTCTCATCCTCTTCTGAAGGCTCTTCATCTTCAGgatcttcatcttcatcctcttctgaggatgaagatgaagaggaaGGAGAGCAGGCAGAAAGTGAAGGACCAGACAGTATGGATGAGTCAACTTTGGATAGCACAACTGAGAAAGACAATGAGAG GGAAAATAATGCAGCTGTTCCAAAGGCAGAGGTCAAAGCAG GTGATACAAAAGATGGCAAGGCAGACACAACGGCACCTACCAAACATCCCCCCTCACCACCATACCCACGCCCTACATCCCCTATCGTTCTTGTGCCCCCTCTCAAGAAGCGCAAAAAGACAGTCTCCTTCTCTACAGACGAGAACGAAAGCAAAATGCAATTGCCAGCTGCACCACCATCTCCGTCGCAAGTTTCGGGTGAATCTCCCCTCCTCTCAGGCAGGCTTCCAGACTCGCCCATCACTGCAACCTCACCCAATTCATCTCGTCCCAGTCAGGGCATCCAGCTGCTTCCCTTTGCCTCTAAACCAGGCGAAGGGAATGCTCTCATTGTGCCCCCATCTGGACGAACCCAAGATACTGAGGAGTCCAAGAGAGGACCCCTCATTTCTCCCCAGACTACCCCTGTCAAATCCCCTAGCAAACGCAGTGCAGGCAAAGAGTCTCCCAAAtctcctgctcctcctgttATGGTGTGCCGCACTGTGCAGAACCTGCCTTTGGACCATGCCTCTATGTGTAGGATGGCCTTTGAGGAGGCCCCAGCACCCCCATCTGTCAATAAAAGGTCCAGAGGCAGACCACGGACATCTAGCCTGTCTACTTCTTCCTGTCACTCTCTcagagaggaagatgaggatgaGGAAGAAAGTGAGCAGAGGTTAAGACTAAGAGAACAGGTTGGGGCCTCCAGCCTCCTGCAGCTGGCCTCTGCTTCAACAACTGACCTGTCTGTGTTAGCTGATGTGGCTTTGAAAATGGACCCTGATCCTGGAGACTCAGAGGAGACAGAAACATCTGATGAAGCAGAGGAGCACAAGATGGAAGGAAATTACTTCTCCCCAGAGTCGCTGGCCCTCCTTATGAGTCCAGGGGCTGTAATTGTCCTTATGGAGCACAACTACTGCAAACCCCCTGTTGTCCCAGCACCAACTGGTGCCAAAAGGACTTCCTCCAGACAAGATTCTTCTGTTTTGCTCCCAGCCGACCTCAACGCTATTTCTGGGGTGCTTGAAGCACCAGAGGAAGTCATTGGAGATCCACTTACATCAAGGGGAGATGCAGGAGAATTCTTGTCTGCAGTGGAAGAGATGTGTGACTCTGAGGATACGGGCCAGGTCACGCCGGTGTCTCCATCATCAAAGAAGAAGAACCTAATTGGCAAGGGTTTTGAAATTGAAGAGGAAAAGagcaaaaagaggaagagaaaagataaagaaaaccTTGAGGTTCATCACACAaaaaagcagaaggagcagCCAGGCAAGAAACAGAGGAAGCGGAAATTAGAG gaCTCAGATTTGGAGGAAGATGTGGATGTGGAGGAGCTTGAATCTGGGGAGCTGTCCAGCTCAGACACTGAGGAAGAGTTGGTTGAAGAGGTGAGGAAGAGTGAGCGGCTCTTTTTGCAAGAAGCAGGAATAACAACATCCCAGAACCGGGCGAAACCTGTCCCAGCGCCTGAGCCACCAGCTGTGAAGTTTGACAACCGCAGTGAATTTGAGCAGATGACCATCTTGTATGACATCTGGAACTCCGGTCTGGATGGTGAAGACTTGTTGTTTTTGAAGAAGACTTATGAGAAGCTGCTGCAGGATGACCATAGCTCTGACTGGCTCAATGACACTCATTGGGTCAACCATACTA TAACCAATTTGCCAAATCCTCGCCGCAAAAAGAAGAACACAGATGGGCAGCTTCGTGAGCATGTGACCGGTTGTGCCAGGAGCGAGGGGTACTACGCCATCAGCCGCAAGGAGAAGGATGTCTACCTGGACCTTGACCTACCCGAGCAGGTCATACGGGAGGTGGAGAATGTCGACACCTCG GGTGCTAACCGAGTGCTATCAGAGAGACGTTCAGAGCAGCGCCGCCTCCTCACTGTCATCGGCACCACTGCCGTCATGGACTCTGACCTGCTTAAACTCAACCAGCTTAAG TTCCGAAAGAAGAAGCTTCGTTTCGGACGCAGCCGAATCCACGAATGGGGCCTGTTTGCCATGGAGCCCATTGCTGCTGATGAGATGGTCATTGAGTATGTGGGTCAAAACATAAGACAG ATGGTGGCTGACAATCGAGAGAAGCGTTACGCACAGCAAGGCATCGGGAGCAGCTACTTGTTCAGAGTGGACCATGATACGATTATAGATGCCACCAAGTGTGGGAACCTTGCACGATTCATCAACCACTGCTGCACT CCAAACTGCTACGCCAAGGTCATCACCATAGAATCCCAGAAAAAGATTGTGATCTACTCAAAGCAACCCATTGCCGTCAACGAAGAGATCACGTACGACTACAAGTTCCCACTGGAGGAGAACAAGATCCCTTGTCTGTGCGGAACGGAGAATTGTCGTGGGACGCTCAACTAG